CGGCCTGGTCTTCCTGCTGGCGATCCCGATCTTCGAGGGGATCGAGCATCTGCAGGACATCGGCTGGCTGGCCCCGCTGCTGCATCTGCCGTGAGGGACCTGATGAAGCGTTCCGGCGCGATCCTGCTGACGGCGCTGGCGCTCGCCGCCTGCGACGACTTCAAGCCCGCCCCGGCGGCGAAGGGGCCTGCCCCGGTCCCGGCCGCGACGACCTTCAAGCATGAGATCAGCGGCGACCTGTCGGGCTACTACATTCCCGCCGCCCCGATTTCGATCGACGGCTATCGGGTCAAGGCCCTGTTTCTGGGCCAGTCCGCCGACTTCGCGGCCTGGGAGGGCGCATCGAAGTCTGCGACCTTCGCCCCCGTCATGATCGAGTTCGAGAAGGAGGGCGCCGAGACCATTCGCGTTCTGCCGAAGACCTATGAGGTCACCGACGGCCGGGTGCGCTTCGAGGGGACCGATCCGGTTCTGGGCAATGTCGCCTTCAACGGAACGCTGGATCAGGGCGCCCTGGCCACGGCCCGCCGCAATCTGGGGGAAGAGGCGCCGGTCCTGACCGGCACGGTCCGCGCCGGAGGTTCGGCCTTCGGCAATCAGAAATTCCGCTGGTACGGCGGGGACTGAATCAAAAAAAGGGCGGGTCCTGCGACCCGCCCTTTTCAGTTTCAGGCCACGGTGGCCTTGAGGATTTTGCCCGGCTCGCGCGGCGGCTCGCCCTTGGGCAGGGCGTCGACGTTTTCCATGCCTTCGATCACCTGACCCCAGACCGTGTACTGGCGATCCAGGAAGGTGGCGTCGTCGAAGCAGATGAAGAACTGCGAGTTGGCGCTGTTCGGGTCCGAGGTGCGGGCCATGGAGCAGACGCCGCGAACGTGGGGCTCGGAGGAGAACTCCTGCTTCAGGTTCGGCTTCTTGGAGCCCGAGGTGCCGGTGCCGGTCGGGTCGCCGCCCTGGGCCATGAAGCCCGGGATCACGCGGTGGAAGACGACGCCGTCGTAGAAGCCTTCCTTGGCCAGTTCGGTGATGCGGGCGACGTGGCCGGGGGCCAGATCAGGCCGAAGCTTGATGACGACATCGCCGGTGTCGAGGGAAAGGGTCAGGGTTTCGTCGGCCATGGGCGCGCTCCTTTATTCTGGTCCGGTTCTTCTATTCCGGTCGGGGGTCATAGCCCGGGAAGTCCGTCGGGGCTATGTGGGAAGCATGAGTAAGGACGAAAAGACCCCCCCGGCGACTGAAACGCCGCCCGCGCGCCGCAAGATGGTGCGCCCGCCGACCGGCGGAACGGCCCAGGGCCGGGGCATGGGGACCCAGATCAAGACGGCGGACAAGAAGTCGATGTCCTCCATCCAGTGGATCAAGCGCCAGCTGGCCGATCCCTGGTCCG
The genomic region above belongs to Brevundimonas goettingensis and contains:
- a CDS encoding peptidylprolyl isomerase, yielding MADETLTLSLDTGDVVIKLRPDLAPGHVARITELAKEGFYDGVVFHRVIPGFMAQGGDPTGTGTSGSKKPNLKQEFSSEPHVRGVCSMARTSDPNSANSQFFICFDDATFLDRQYTVWGQVIEGMENVDALPKGEPPREPGKILKATVA